In Sporichthya polymorpha DSM 43042, a genomic segment contains:
- a CDS encoding TetR/AcrR family transcriptional regulator yields MPASAAARVATERLTLDAIVEAAEALVAAEGFEGLSMRKLARALGVGAMTLYGYVPTKDDLLGALADRLLAELDLPAPGDGDWAYRVAAVFHATRRAFLAHPELLPIVAAHRLDGVSAYRGAEVVFAALREAGLEDAQVISAFSTLSSYTVGACQREIGLSTRAAQGRPALPGITTLPGDEFANVVGLAGRLATRDFDAEFSAGLDLLITGLRGWVEGT; encoded by the coding sequence ATGCCCGCCAGCGCGGCTGCACGCGTCGCCACCGAGCGCCTGACGCTCGACGCGATCGTCGAGGCGGCCGAGGCGTTGGTGGCCGCGGAGGGCTTCGAGGGCCTGAGCATGCGCAAGCTCGCGCGGGCGCTCGGCGTCGGCGCGATGACGCTCTACGGCTACGTCCCGACCAAGGACGACCTGCTCGGAGCACTCGCCGACCGGCTGCTCGCCGAGCTCGACCTGCCCGCCCCGGGGGACGGGGACTGGGCCTACCGCGTGGCGGCGGTCTTTCACGCCACCCGCCGGGCGTTCCTCGCCCACCCCGAACTGCTGCCGATCGTCGCCGCGCACCGGCTCGACGGCGTCTCGGCCTACCGCGGCGCGGAGGTCGTGTTCGCGGCGCTGCGGGAGGCCGGGCTCGAGGATGCGCAGGTGATCAGCGCGTTCAGCACGCTGAGTTCGTACACGGTCGGGGCCTGCCAGCGGGAGATCGGGCTGAGCACGCGGGCCGCACAGGGTCGCCCCGCGCTCCCGGGCATCACGACCCTGCCGGGCGACGAGTTCGCCAACGTCGTGGGGCTGGCCGGCCGGCTCGCCACCCGGGACTTTGACGCGGAGTTCAGCGCCGGGCTGGACCTGCTGATCACCGGCCTGCGCGGCTGGGTGGAGGGCACATGA